A window from Pseudomonas moraviensis encodes these proteins:
- a CDS encoding DUF2789 domain-containing protein, with translation MENPQHSLPALFKQLGLPHDAISIDQFIASHSPLKPDLHLADAFFWTESQAQFLREEILDDADWAEVVDQLNLILRKKA, from the coding sequence ATGGAAAATCCGCAGCACAGCCTACCGGCCCTGTTCAAACAACTCGGCCTCCCTCACGACGCGATCAGCATCGATCAGTTCATCGCCAGCCATTCCCCGCTCAAGCCGGATTTGCATCTGGCCGACGCGTTTTTCTGGACGGAAAGTCAGGCGCAGTTTCTGCGCGAGGAGATTCTGGATGATGCGGATTGGGCGGAGGTGGTGGATCAGTTGAATTTGATATTGCGGAAGAAAGCATAA
- a CDS encoding ABC transporter permease, producing the protein MSHSSSVREEFETVLEPLTAVPVERELPLGTRLWQQGWLRKSLILIVLAIIWEVVARIQNNDLMLPSFLQTAQALFDGVLSGELLAKVWISLVVLIKGYLIGIVLAFALTTLAVSTQLGRDLLSTMTSMFNPLPAIALLPLALLWFGLGQNSLIFVLVHSVLWALALNTYAGFLGVSETLRMAGRNYGLKGLRLVLFILIPAALPSILAGLKIGWAFAWRTLIAAELVFGATSGKGGLGWYIFQNRNELYTDKVFAGLAVVILIGLLVENLVFDTLERVTVKRWGMQR; encoded by the coding sequence ATGAGCCATTCATCATCCGTGCGTGAAGAATTCGAAACCGTGCTCGAGCCGCTGACCGCAGTGCCGGTCGAGCGCGAATTGCCGCTCGGCACGCGCCTGTGGCAACAGGGCTGGCTGCGCAAAAGCCTGATCCTGATCGTGCTGGCGATTATCTGGGAAGTGGTCGCGCGGATTCAGAACAACGACCTGATGCTGCCGAGCTTTCTGCAAACCGCACAGGCCTTGTTTGACGGTGTGCTCAGTGGCGAGCTGCTGGCCAAGGTGTGGATATCTTTGGTGGTGCTGATCAAGGGCTACCTGATCGGCATCGTTCTCGCGTTCGCCCTGACGACATTGGCGGTCTCGACCCAGTTGGGGCGTGATCTGCTCAGTACGATGACCTCGATGTTCAACCCGTTGCCGGCGATTGCCCTGCTGCCGCTGGCGTTGTTGTGGTTCGGGTTGGGGCAGAACAGCCTGATCTTCGTGCTGGTGCATTCGGTGTTGTGGGCGTTGGCGCTGAACACTTATGCCGGATTTCTCGGCGTCTCCGAGACGCTGCGCATGGCCGGGCGCAATTATGGTTTGAAGGGCTTGCGCCTGGTCTTGTTCATCCTGATCCCGGCGGCGCTGCCGTCGATTCTCGCGGGTCTGAAAATTGGCTGGGCGTTCGCCTGGCGCACGTTGATTGCCGCCGAACTGGTGTTTGGCGCGACCAGTGGCAAGGGCGGGCTGGGCTGGTACATCTTTCAGAATCGCAATGAGCTGTACACCGACAAGGTGTTTGCCGGATTGGCGGTGGTGATCCTGATTGGCTTGCTGGTGGAAAACCTGGTGTTCGATACCCTCGAGCGTGTGACCGTCAAGCGTTGGGGTATGCAACGTTAA
- a CDS encoding type II toxin-antitoxin system Phd/YefM family antitoxin, with amino-acid sequence MQSVLADMAVSVSELKKNPTAVLNGAHGGAVAVLNHNRVMGYMVPAEVYEAMMERLDDLELADIVRSRLHETPISVSLDDL; translated from the coding sequence ATGCAAAGTGTTCTTGCCGATATGGCTGTCAGTGTCTCTGAACTAAAGAAAAATCCTACTGCCGTGTTGAACGGTGCACATGGGGGGGCCGTCGCTGTCCTCAACCACAATCGCGTCATGGGTTATATGGTGCCGGCCGAAGTTTACGAAGCGATGATGGAGCGGCTTGATGATCTTGAGCTGGCTGACATCGTTCGTTCGCGCCTTCACGAAACGCCCATTTCGGTAAGCCTGGATGACTTATAA
- a CDS encoding HlyD family secretion protein, whose protein sequence is MTQSKQKLAVAVAAALAVGVLVYLAMPGLFGNRTEQTTNDAFVSADYTLVVPRVAGFIKQVLVEDNQQVKAGQLLALIDDRDLRAAAEAADAQTLVARAQLQNANATLERQASLIAQAQAAVVSAKAQMAFAQQELNRYNHLAGVGAGTVQNAQQARTRIDQASARLDTATAKLAAERKQVEILTAQRNAAEGTLKHAQAALEIASFNLSYTRITAPQDGMIGERAVRVGAYVTPGSKLLAVVPLQQAYVVANFQETQLTDVQPGQDVQVRVDSLGGEALSGRVESIAPATGVTFAAVKPDNATGNFTKVVQRIPVKIMLEPGQPLAERLRVGMSVEASIDTASSKVSKREVTQR, encoded by the coding sequence ATGACTCAATCCAAGCAAAAACTCGCGGTAGCCGTGGCTGCCGCATTGGCGGTGGGCGTGCTGGTGTACCTGGCGATGCCAGGACTGTTCGGAAACCGCACCGAGCAAACCACCAACGACGCGTTCGTCTCCGCCGACTACACGCTGGTGGTGCCGCGCGTGGCCGGCTTCATCAAACAGGTGCTGGTTGAAGACAACCAACAGGTCAAGGCCGGGCAGTTGCTGGCGTTGATCGATGACCGCGATTTGCGCGCCGCAGCGGAAGCGGCGGATGCGCAAACCCTGGTCGCGCGGGCGCAGTTGCAGAACGCCAACGCGACTCTGGAGCGGCAGGCTTCGCTGATTGCTCAGGCACAGGCTGCAGTGGTCTCGGCCAAAGCGCAAATGGCTTTCGCGCAGCAGGAACTGAACCGCTACAACCACCTCGCCGGGGTCGGCGCCGGCACCGTGCAGAACGCGCAACAGGCACGCACGCGCATCGATCAGGCTTCGGCGCGCCTGGACACCGCGACGGCGAAGCTGGCGGCCGAACGCAAGCAGGTCGAAATCCTCACTGCCCAGCGCAACGCTGCCGAAGGCACTCTGAAACACGCGCAGGCGGCGCTGGAAATCGCCAGTTTCAACCTGTCGTACACGCGCATCACCGCGCCGCAGGACGGCATGATCGGCGAACGTGCAGTGCGTGTCGGCGCCTACGTCACGCCGGGCAGCAAACTGCTGGCGGTGGTGCCGTTGCAGCAGGCGTATGTGGTTGCCAATTTTCAGGAAACCCAATTGACCGACGTGCAGCCGGGGCAGGATGTGCAGGTACGGGTCGACAGCCTGGGCGGCGAAGCGCTGAGCGGTCGCGTTGAGAGCATCGCGCCGGCAACGGGCGTGACTTTTGCGGCGGTGAAACCGGATAACGCGACGGGCAATTTCACCAAAGTGGTGCAGCGGATTCCGGTGAAGATCATGCTGGAGCCGGGCCAGCCATTGGCCGAGCGCTTGCGGGTGGGGATGTCGGTCGAGGCGAGTATTGATACCGCCAGCTCAAAAGTATCCAAGCGTGAGGTGACGCAGCGATGA
- a CDS encoding TauD/TfdA dioxygenase family protein, with amino-acid sequence MSAATATESAATAAPQVFEIRPFSGAVGAEIVGLDLSRPVNDQDFARIHRAHLDHHVVVFRDQQITPQQQIDFSRRFGVLQIHVLKQFLLANHPEILIVSNIIENGQNIGLGDAGKFWHSDLSYKELPSLGSMLHAQELPSEGGDTLFADMHKAWDNLPAALRNAVEGRSAAHSYTARYSETKFEGNWRPTLTPEQLAQVAEVVHPVVRTHPENGRKALFVSEGFTTRIVGLPEDESRQLLAELFAHSVLPQNIYRHQWEPHDLVFWDNRSLIHLAAGCPAHLRRKLYRTTIQGDAPF; translated from the coding sequence ATGTCCGCCGCTACTGCCACCGAAAGCGCCGCAACTGCCGCGCCACAAGTTTTCGAAATTCGTCCATTCAGCGGTGCCGTCGGCGCCGAGATCGTTGGCCTCGACCTCAGCCGACCGGTCAATGATCAGGACTTCGCGCGCATTCACCGCGCGCACCTGGATCACCACGTCGTGGTCTTTCGCGATCAGCAGATCACCCCGCAACAGCAAATCGATTTCAGCCGTCGCTTCGGCGTGTTGCAGATCCATGTGCTCAAGCAGTTCCTGCTGGCCAATCACCCGGAAATTCTCATCGTTTCCAACATCATCGAGAACGGCCAGAACATCGGTCTCGGTGACGCCGGCAAGTTCTGGCATTCCGATCTTTCCTATAAAGAGCTGCCAAGTCTCGGCTCGATGCTGCACGCCCAAGAGCTGCCCTCCGAGGGCGGCGACACGCTGTTTGCCGACATGCACAAAGCCTGGGACAACCTGCCCGCTGCGTTGCGCAACGCGGTCGAAGGGCGTTCCGCCGCGCATTCCTACACCGCGCGCTACAGCGAAACCAAATTCGAAGGCAACTGGCGCCCGACCCTGACCCCGGAACAACTGGCCCAGGTCGCAGAAGTAGTGCACCCGGTAGTGCGCACCCACCCGGAAAACGGTCGCAAGGCCCTGTTCGTCAGCGAAGGCTTCACCACGCGCATCGTCGGCCTCCCGGAAGACGAAAGTCGCCAGCTGCTTGCCGAACTCTTCGCCCACAGCGTGCTGCCGCAAAACATCTACCGCCATCAGTGGGAACCCCACGATCTGGTGTTCTGGGACAACCGTTCGCTGATCCACCTCGCCGCCGGCTGTCCTGCGCATCTGCGCCGCAAGCTGTATCGCACGACCATTCAGGGCGACGCGCCTTTCTGA
- a CDS encoding efflux transporter outer membrane subunit — MIGVESAVAFASRLAPTFCNAFPLWERASSRKRQWQQLTLSTLLAVSLGACTVGPDFQKPAATQPADWAKPAQSAPSQAVNEPLNERWWETFQDPQLSALTQRALNSNLDLKLASSRLQQSRAARQVITAERYPNSAATGSYARKRNSGKGLNDPSGNNGDSAFNLWDAGFSASWELDFWGRVRRETEAADANLEVAENDRRGVLLTVLADTAQNYIQLRGVQNTRAVTEQNLDVARHSLKLSQLRLADGVATDLDVAEAAAQVAAIEARLPALEQRQAQLINAISLLMGEPPQALAQTLSTDAAVPQSPLQVAIGLPSELAERRPDIRQAEARLHAATANIGVAQGDFYPRITLSGNLGSQALQLSDFGSWGSRAFGIGPQFSLPLFDGGRLRGMLQLREAQQQEAAIAYQQTVLRAWHEIDDQLTAYNASQRRRDSLAEAVRQNQIALRTAQQQYVEGVVDFVNVLTVQSALLATQEQWVESSTGVSLAMVGLYKALGGGWQSVYPAAQLAAGSPDVARP, encoded by the coding sequence ATGATCGGTGTTGAATCGGCTGTCGCCTTCGCGAGCAGGCTCGCTCCCACATTTTGTAATGCGTTCCCCCTGTGGGAGCGAGCCTCCTCGCGAAAACGCCAGTGGCAGCAACTCACCCTGAGTACCTTGCTTGCAGTCAGCCTCGGCGCTTGTACCGTCGGCCCGGACTTCCAGAAACCCGCAGCCACTCAACCCGCCGACTGGGCCAAACCCGCCCAGTCCGCCCCAAGCCAGGCCGTCAACGAACCGCTGAACGAACGCTGGTGGGAAACCTTCCAGGACCCGCAGCTCTCCGCGCTCACTCAGCGCGCGCTCAACAGCAACCTCGACCTCAAACTGGCCAGCAGCCGCCTGCAACAAAGTCGCGCCGCGCGCCAGGTGATCACCGCCGAGCGTTATCCGAACAGCGCCGCCACCGGCAGCTACGCACGCAAACGCAACAGCGGCAAGGGTCTGAACGATCCATCGGGGAATAACGGTGATTCGGCCTTCAACCTGTGGGACGCCGGTTTCTCGGCTTCATGGGAGCTGGATTTCTGGGGCCGCGTACGTCGTGAAACCGAGGCCGCGGATGCCAACCTCGAAGTGGCGGAAAACGATCGTCGCGGTGTGCTGCTGACCGTACTGGCCGACACCGCGCAAAACTACATTCAGCTGCGCGGGGTGCAGAACACCCGTGCCGTCACCGAGCAGAACCTCGACGTCGCCCGGCACAGCCTGAAACTTTCGCAGCTGCGTTTGGCCGATGGCGTGGCGACCGATCTCGACGTCGCCGAGGCCGCCGCGCAAGTCGCCGCCATCGAAGCACGACTGCCAGCGCTCGAGCAGCGTCAGGCGCAACTGATCAACGCGATCAGTCTGTTGATGGGCGAACCGCCGCAAGCCCTCGCTCAAACGTTATCCACAGACGCGGCAGTGCCGCAGTCGCCTCTGCAAGTCGCCATCGGCCTGCCGTCTGAATTGGCCGAACGCCGCCCGGATATCCGCCAGGCCGAAGCGCGTCTGCACGCCGCCACCGCCAACATCGGCGTGGCCCAGGGCGATTTCTATCCCCGCATCACCCTGTCCGGCAACCTCGGATCGCAGGCCCTGCAACTCAGCGATTTCGGTTCATGGGGCTCGCGCGCCTTTGGTATCGGCCCGCAATTCAGCTTGCCGCTGTTCGACGGCGGACGTTTGCGCGGCATGCTGCAGCTGCGCGAAGCCCAACAACAGGAAGCGGCCATCGCCTACCAGCAGACCGTTCTGCGCGCCTGGCATGAAATTGACGATCAACTGACCGCGTACAACGCCAGCCAGCGCCGTCGCGATAGCCTCGCCGAAGCCGTGCGCCAGAACCAGATCGCCCTGCGCACCGCGCAGCAGCAGTACGTCGAGGGTGTGGTCGATTTCGTCAACGTCCTCACCGTGCAGAGCGCCTTGCTCGCCACGCAGGAACAATGGGTGGAAAGCTCAACCGGCGTTTCCCTGGCAATGGTCGGCTTGTACAAGGCGCTGGGCGGCGGATGGCAGTCGGTCTATCCGGCAGCGCAGCTGGCCGCAGGCTCGCCGGACGTCGCCAGGCCGTGA
- a CDS encoding MarR family winged helix-turn-helix transcriptional regulator gives MNISSAMVVAARHWRKICQTTLVNYGISEACAVPLLMIGRLGEGVRQVQVAQAAGMESPSLVRLLDQLCHAGYVCRTEDAQDRRAKCLSLTDTGRELVQAVEAELVRLRHEVLEGIERSDLEATLRVLRAFEAASSPVVVNS, from the coding sequence ATGAACATCAGCAGCGCCATGGTGGTGGCCGCCCGGCATTGGCGGAAGATCTGCCAGACCACGCTGGTCAATTACGGAATTTCCGAAGCCTGCGCCGTGCCCTTGTTGATGATCGGGCGTTTGGGCGAGGGCGTGCGCCAGGTGCAAGTCGCCCAAGCGGCGGGGATGGAGAGTCCGTCGCTGGTGCGCTTGCTCGATCAGCTGTGCCATGCCGGTTACGTCTGCCGCACTGAGGATGCCCAGGATCGTCGCGCCAAGTGCCTGAGCCTGACCGACACCGGTCGCGAGCTGGTGCAGGCGGTGGAGGCCGAGCTGGTGCGCTTGCGCCACGAAGTGCTGGAAGGCATCGAGCGCAGCGATCTGGAAGCTACGCTTCGGGTACTCAGGGCTTTTGAGGCGGCGAGTTCGCCTGTGGTGGTCAATTCTTGA
- a CDS encoding MFS transporter, whose protein sequence is MTSLTVTAPLAAASPATAAAPPVFGARIIIGLVGVLLAVLVSGLNEMVTKVALADIRGALHIGYDEGTWLVASYTATSVAAMAFAPWCSVTFSLRRFTLCAIGLFTLLGVLCPFAPNYESLLLMRILQGLAGGALPPMLMTVALRFLPANIKLYGLAGYALTATFGPGLGTPLAGLWTEHVGWQWTFWQIIVPCLIAMAAVAYGLPQDPLRLERLKSFNWKGLLLGFPAICMLVIGLLQGNRLDWFESSLICALLGAGSLLLVAFLINEWSQPIPFFKLQMLGIRNLMFALITLAGVLIVLLAVVLIPSSYLAQVQGYRPAQTAPIMLIAALPQLIALPLVAALCNLRWVDCRWVLGIGLGMLALSCLGGSHLTSQWIRDDFYVLQWLQIFGQPMAVLPLLMLSTGSISPMEGPFASAWFNTVKGLAAVVATGVIEALTTSRLHFHSTMLVDSLGNSPLADHSDPGLAHRLHEQAVVLTSSDLYVCMAGVAVALILLIFWLPTRIYPPRAPT, encoded by the coding sequence ATGACATCCCTGACGGTCACGGCGCCCCTTGCCGCGGCCAGCCCGGCGACGGCGGCTGCGCCACCGGTGTTCGGGGCGCGGATCATCATTGGTCTGGTCGGCGTGCTGTTGGCCGTGCTGGTCTCGGGCCTCAACGAGATGGTCACCAAAGTCGCACTCGCCGATATTCGCGGCGCGCTGCACATCGGTTACGACGAAGGCACCTGGCTGGTCGCCAGTTACACCGCCACGTCGGTCGCGGCCATGGCCTTTGCGCCGTGGTGCTCGGTGACCTTCTCGCTGCGCCGTTTCACCCTCTGCGCCATCGGCCTGTTTACCCTGCTTGGCGTGCTGTGCCCGTTCGCCCCGAATTACGAAAGTCTGTTGTTGATGCGCATCCTTCAGGGCCTGGCCGGCGGCGCGCTGCCGCCGATGCTGATGACCGTCGCGCTGCGCTTTCTCCCCGCCAACATCAAACTCTACGGGCTGGCCGGCTACGCCTTGACCGCGACGTTCGGTCCGGGGCTCGGCACGCCGCTGGCCGGCCTGTGGACCGAACACGTCGGCTGGCAATGGACCTTCTGGCAGATCATCGTGCCGTGCCTGATCGCCATGGCTGCCGTGGCCTACGGCTTGCCGCAGGATCCGCTGCGGCTGGAGCGGCTCAAGTCATTCAACTGGAAAGGCTTGCTGCTGGGCTTTCCGGCGATCTGCATGTTGGTCATCGGCCTGTTGCAGGGCAATCGGCTGGACTGGTTCGAATCAAGTTTGATCTGCGCCTTGCTCGGTGCCGGTTCGCTGCTGCTGGTGGCTTTTCTGATCAATGAATGGTCGCAGCCGATTCCGTTTTTCAAGCTGCAGATGCTCGGCATCCGCAACCTGATGTTCGCGTTGATCACCCTCGCCGGCGTGCTGATCGTGCTGTTGGCGGTGGTGCTGATTCCGTCGAGTTATCTGGCGCAGGTGCAGGGTTATCGTCCGGCGCAAACCGCGCCGATCATGCTCATCGCCGCGTTGCCGCAGTTGATCGCGCTGCCGCTGGTGGCGGCGCTGTGCAATTTACGCTGGGTCGACTGCCGTTGGGTGCTTGGCATTGGTCTTGGCATGCTCGCGCTGTCCTGCCTGGGCGGTTCGCACCTGACGTCGCAGTGGATCCGCGACGATTTCTACGTCCTGCAATGGCTGCAGATTTTCGGCCAGCCGATGGCGGTGTTGCCGCTGCTGATGTTGTCGACCGGCAGTATCTCGCCGATGGAAGGGCCTTTCGCGTCAGCGTGGTTCAACACCGTCAAGGGGCTGGCGGCAGTGGTTGCTACCGGCGTAATCGAAGCGCTGACCACCTCGCGCCTGCATTTCCATTCGACCATGTTGGTCGACAGCCTCGGCAATTCGCCGCTGGCCGATCACAGCGATCCGGGCCTCGCTCACCGCCTGCACGAGCAGGCGGTGGTGCTGACTTCGTCCGACCTCTACGTGTGCATGGCTGGAGTCGCCGTGGCGTTGATCCTGCTGATTTTCTGGCTGCCGACGCGGATTTATCCACCGCGCGCGCCGACCTGA
- a CDS encoding type II toxin-antitoxin system RelE family toxin, whose product MTYKLEFLPSAHKEWNKLGHTLREQFKKKLGERLKLPRIPADALHSMPDCYKIKLKASGYRLVYQVIDERVVVSVLAVGKRERSSVYDAAKNR is encoded by the coding sequence ATGACTTATAAGCTTGAGTTTCTGCCGTCTGCGCACAAAGAGTGGAACAAGCTGGGTCATACGTTGCGGGAGCAGTTCAAAAAGAAGCTGGGTGAGAGGCTGAAGCTTCCCAGAATCCCGGCTGACGCCCTCCACAGCATGCCCGACTGCTACAAAATCAAACTCAAAGCCTCGGGATATCGATTGGTTTACCAAGTCATCGACGAACGAGTCGTGGTTTCCGTGCTAGCGGTTGGCAAGCGCGAACGCAGCAGCGTTTACGATGCTGCCAAGAACCGTTGA
- a CDS encoding LysR family transcriptional regulator, producing MQLPDMNLLVALDALLDEGSVVGAARRMNLSPAAMSRTLTRIREAIGDPILVRAGRGLVPTPKALELREQVRDVVEQAALLFRSADSVELGTLRRRFSIRANDFFVGVYGGKLFDTLDQLAPHCELRFVPEGDGDDEALREGRIDLSVSNTRPLTPEVKVQNLFSTHFVGLVRENHPLLDGEITAERYAGFSHISMSRRGIARGPIDTALNALGLERRVAVIAPSFHAAMFALPDSDLILPVPKEALLSVRRLGLKLRSFDLPIPLPMLMLTQAWHPRFDKDPAHRWLRETLKTCCDETWLAAQP from the coding sequence ATGCAACTCCCGGACATGAACCTTCTGGTCGCCCTCGATGCCTTGCTCGACGAGGGCAGTGTGGTCGGCGCGGCGCGGCGGATGAACCTCAGCCCGGCGGCCATGAGCCGCACGCTGACGCGGATTCGCGAAGCCATCGGCGATCCGATTCTGGTCCGCGCCGGGCGCGGTCTGGTGCCGACACCCAAAGCTCTTGAGCTGCGCGAACAGGTACGCGACGTGGTCGAGCAGGCGGCGCTGCTGTTCCGCTCCGCCGACAGCGTCGAGCTGGGCACCTTGCGCCGGCGTTTCAGCATCCGTGCCAATGATTTCTTCGTCGGCGTCTACGGCGGCAAGCTGTTCGACACCCTCGACCAGCTCGCCCCGCATTGCGAATTGCGCTTCGTCCCGGAAGGTGACGGCGACGATGAGGCGCTGCGCGAAGGGCGCATCGATCTGAGCGTCAGCAATACCCGTCCGCTCACGCCGGAAGTGAAAGTGCAGAACCTGTTCTCCACCCATTTCGTCGGCCTGGTGCGCGAGAACCATCCGTTGCTCGATGGCGAAATCACTGCCGAACGCTACGCCGGGTTTTCCCACATCAGCATGTCGCGCCGGGGCATTGCTCGCGGCCCGATTGATACGGCGCTGAACGCGCTGGGGCTGGAGCGCCGGGTGGCGGTCATCGCGCCGAGTTTTCATGCGGCGATGTTTGCCTTGCCTGACTCCGACCTGATCCTGCCGGTGCCCAAAGAGGCCCTGCTCAGCGTACGGCGGCTGGGGCTGAAACTGCGCTCGTTCGACCTGCCGATTCCGCTGCCGATGCTGATGCTGACCCAGGCCTGGCACCCGCGCTTCGACAAGGACCCGGCCCACCGCTGGCTGCGCGAAACCCTCAAGACCTGCTGCGATGAAACGTGGCTGGCCGCACAGCCATAA
- a CDS encoding ABC transporter ATP-binding protein, whose product MNAPLPGHAASNPIAHSEALLAVDHVSLEYRTPQRVVRATHQVSFAVDPADRFVLLGPSGCGKSTLLKAVAGFIQPCEGEIRLQGQRVDAPGPDRIVVFQEFDQLPPWKTVKQNVMFPLLASRTLNKKDAEERALHYLEKVGLAAFADAYPHTLSGGMKARVAIARALAMQPKILLMDEPFAALDALTRRKMQEELLLLWEEVRFTLLFVTHSIEEALVVGNRILLLSPHPGRVRAEVHSHQYDLHSLGGVAFQESARRIHRLLFDEGQAPETEREHDFNDIRIAY is encoded by the coding sequence ATGAACGCCCCTTTGCCAGGCCACGCGGCCAGCAACCCGATCGCCCACAGCGAAGCGTTGTTGGCCGTCGATCACGTCAGCCTCGAATACCGCACGCCGCAACGCGTGGTGCGCGCCACTCACCAGGTCAGTTTCGCCGTCGATCCGGCGGATCGTTTCGTCCTGCTCGGCCCGTCCGGCTGTGGCAAATCCACCCTGCTCAAAGCGGTCGCCGGGTTCATCCAGCCCTGCGAAGGCGAGATCCGCCTGCAAGGTCAGCGCGTCGATGCACCGGGGCCGGATCGCATTGTGGTGTTTCAGGAATTCGACCAGTTGCCGCCGTGGAAAACCGTGAAGCAGAACGTGATGTTCCCGTTGCTGGCCTCGCGCACCTTGAACAAGAAGGACGCGGAAGAACGCGCGCTGCACTATCTGGAAAAGGTCGGCCTGGCGGCGTTCGCCGACGCCTATCCGCACACCTTGTCCGGCGGCATGAAAGCGCGGGTGGCGATCGCCCGGGCGTTGGCCATGCAGCCGAAAATCCTTTTGATGGATGAACCCTTCGCTGCACTCGATGCGCTGACCCGCCGCAAGATGCAGGAGGAATTGCTGCTGCTCTGGGAAGAGGTGCGCTTCACCCTGTTGTTCGTCACCCACTCGATCGAAGAGGCGTTGGTGGTGGGCAATCGCATCCTGTTGCTGTCGCCGCATCCGGGGCGGGTGCGCGCCGAAGTGCACAGCCATCAATACGATCTGCACAGCCTCGGTGGCGTGGCGTTTCAGGAATCGGCGCGGCGCATTCATCGTCTGCTGTTCGATGAAGGCCAGGCGCCGGAGACCGAACGTGAGCATGACTTCAACGACATTCGCATCGCCTATTGA